A DNA window from Natronogracilivirga saccharolytica contains the following coding sequences:
- a CDS encoding lysylphosphatidylglycerol synthase domain-containing protein translates to MRSFFSKHLSKIIIYGSLIFLLVGLYYADYLIKPKVHDYLFLFYSVLFLWAGFLIYSVCWGKVLGSEVTDIRNRTVMASAGLTIFGKYIPGRLWVLLGRSAYIEKHSDHKLGKLSLLSFKEQIISIWVGFLLGLIGYNLAGNFSAGGITGMLVLLGITPLIFSSYLPDIVNKVMTRVMKREVNITPLDWHMIRRVIPYSLLNWSIWGIGFYFLVQALVPHDVPLLTGLCFPLAANIGVLAFFAPGGIGIRETMIVIYLNQLGISVAEATTIALASRLWFLFGEAFLFVVGNAAHVARSLWRPIPD, encoded by the coding sequence GTGCGCTCTTTTTTTTCAAAACACCTGAGCAAGATTATAATCTATGGTTCTCTGATCTTTTTGTTGGTCGGACTCTATTATGCAGATTACCTGATCAAGCCGAAGGTGCATGATTACCTGTTCCTTTTCTACTCGGTGCTTTTCCTCTGGGCCGGATTTCTGATTTACAGCGTCTGCTGGGGCAAGGTGCTCGGATCAGAAGTGACGGATATCCGCAACCGCACCGTTATGGCCAGCGCCGGCCTCACCATTTTCGGCAAATATATTCCCGGAAGGCTCTGGGTGCTGCTGGGCCGTTCTGCCTATATAGAAAAGCACAGTGACCACAAACTGGGCAAGCTGTCACTGCTGTCATTCAAAGAGCAAATCATCAGCATTTGGGTCGGATTTCTCCTCGGGCTGATCGGATACAATCTGGCCGGCAACTTTTCAGCCGGGGGCATAACCGGCATGCTCGTGCTGCTTGGGATCACCCCCTTGATTTTCAGCTCCTATCTGCCTGATATCGTAAATAAGGTCATGACCAGAGTCATGAAGCGGGAGGTGAATATTACTCCGCTTGACTGGCACATGATCCGGCGGGTTATTCCCTACAGCCTGCTCAACTGGAGTATCTGGGGGATCGGGTTTTATTTCCTCGTTCAGGCCCTGGTTCCGCATGATGTTCCGCTGCTTACGGGACTCTGTTTTCCGCTGGCCGCCAACATCGGGGTGCTGGCTTTTTTCGCCCCCGGCGGTATCGGCATCCGGGAAACCATGATCGTAATCTATCTGAACCAGCTTGGCATCAGCGTTGCCGAAGCCACCACCATCGCCCTGGCATCGCGGCTCTGGTTTCTGTTCGGAGAGGCGTTTCTCTTTGTTGTTGGAAATGCCGCCCATGTCGCACGATCCCTGTGGCGACCCATCCCCGACTGA
- a CDS encoding gamma carbonic anhydrase family protein codes for MIYEFLNARPEFDETCFVAPSADVIGDVRMGTESGIWFHATVRGDVNYIDIGSRTNIQDHVCVHVTNQTAPTIIGNQVTIGHSAVIHGCTIHDRVLVGIRSVILDDAVIEPDCMIGAGSLVTPGKTMPSGYLCLGSPAKPVRKLTDSERSSLIRHADNYVTYMRAYQQKDQYESNPFYSR; via the coding sequence ATGATATATGAATTTCTGAATGCGCGGCCGGAATTTGACGAAACCTGTTTTGTTGCACCCAGTGCGGATGTAATCGGGGACGTGCGGATGGGCACCGAGTCGGGCATCTGGTTCCATGCCACCGTGCGCGGCGACGTAAATTACATTGATATCGGAAGCCGGACCAATATCCAGGATCATGTCTGCGTGCACGTTACCAATCAGACCGCACCCACCATCATCGGAAATCAGGTTACGATAGGACACAGCGCCGTAATTCACGGCTGCACCATTCACGACCGAGTGCTGGTGGGTATTCGCTCTGTAATTCTGGACGATGCTGTCATCGAGCCGGACTGCATGATCGGTGCCGGCAGCCTGGTCACACCTGGAAAAACCATGCCTTCCGGTTATCTGTGTCTTGGCTCTCCGGCAAAACCTGTCAGGAAACTTACAGACAGCGAACGCAGCTCACTGATCCGGCACGCCGACAACTATGTCACCTATATGCGTGCATATCAGCAAAAAGACCAGTACGAATCCAATCCGTTTTACAGCAGATAG
- a CDS encoding alanine/glycine:cation symporter family protein: protein MSAFLEWFEKIAVAFADAAWGLPLLALLLGGGIFFLIFSRFVPYRHFGHGLEILTGKYEDPTAPGDINHFQALSSALAATVGMGNIGGVAIAIVMGGPGALFWMWISAIVGMATKFFTCTLAVMYRGKDTSGKVQGGPMYFITEGLGKKWKPLAVFFAIAGLIGCAPMFQSNQLTQIVRDEIMIPAGMVAEQATFWGDFTLGLIIVGVVSLVIFGGIKRIGQVAASLVPLMVFIYVVSVLYIILSNITEVPYYLTLIVTDAFTGEAVAGGAVGTVIITGIRRAAFSNEAGIGLEAMAHGAARTREPVREGLVAMLEPLIDTIIVCSMTALAILMTGVWLTTDADGVTLTAQAFSEGIPYIGVYVLILCVIIFSITTMFTYSYYGTKCLGFLLGAERQHYYNYFYIFSILLGSVASITAVISLIDGMFAMMAIPTMTASILLSPKVYRAAKDYFQRMRDEELAGYDDDDDDDDDV, encoded by the coding sequence ATGTCAGCTTTTCTTGAATGGTTTGAAAAAATTGCGGTAGCATTTGCCGATGCGGCCTGGGGCCTTCCCTTGCTGGCCCTGCTCCTCGGAGGGGGTATCTTTTTCCTTATTTTTTCACGGTTTGTACCCTACCGCCACTTTGGGCACGGGCTGGAAATTCTGACGGGGAAGTACGAGGATCCAACTGCTCCGGGCGACATCAATCATTTCCAGGCGCTGTCCAGTGCGCTTGCCGCCACGGTAGGGATGGGAAACATTGGCGGTGTGGCTATCGCGATTGTCATGGGCGGACCCGGTGCCCTGTTCTGGATGTGGATAAGTGCGATCGTGGGGATGGCGACCAAGTTTTTTACGTGTACACTCGCCGTCATGTACCGGGGCAAGGACACTTCGGGGAAAGTACAGGGCGGACCGATGTACTTCATCACCGAGGGTCTCGGTAAAAAGTGGAAACCGCTTGCCGTATTTTTTGCCATTGCAGGTCTGATTGGTTGTGCTCCGATGTTTCAGTCCAATCAGCTCACACAAATCGTCCGTGACGAAATCATGATTCCCGCCGGCATGGTTGCCGAGCAGGCGACATTCTGGGGCGATTTTACGCTCGGGCTCATTATTGTCGGCGTCGTTTCGCTGGTGATTTTCGGCGGCATTAAGCGGATCGGGCAGGTCGCTGCCAGCCTTGTACCGCTCATGGTCTTCATTTATGTCGTTTCGGTGCTCTATATTATTCTCAGCAATATCACCGAAGTTCCTTACTATCTGACGCTCATCGTAACGGATGCTTTTACCGGTGAGGCTGTTGCCGGAGGAGCCGTCGGTACGGTAATCATCACTGGTATACGCCGCGCTGCGTTTTCAAACGAAGCGGGAATCGGGCTGGAAGCGATGGCGCACGGAGCGGCAAGGACCCGCGAGCCGGTCAGGGAAGGACTTGTAGCCATGCTTGAACCCCTCATCGATACCATCATTGTCTGCAGCATGACCGCTTTGGCCATTCTGATGACAGGTGTCTGGCTGACCACCGACGCCGACGGGGTAACCCTTACTGCCCAGGCATTTTCCGAGGGAATTCCCTACATCGGCGTCTATGTTCTGATCCTTTGTGTCATCATTTTCAGCATTACCACGATGTTCACCTACTCGTATTACGGCACAAAATGCCTCGGCTTCCTGCTTGGCGCCGAGCGGCAGCATTACTACAACTACTTCTACATTTTTTCCATACTTCTGGGTTCTGTTGCTTCTATTACGGCAGTCATCAGCCTGATTGACGGAATGTTTGCAATGATGGCCATCCCGACCATGACGGCCTCCATCCTGCTCTCCCCAAAAGTCTACCGGGCAGCCAAAGACTATTTTCAGCGCATGCGGGATGAGGAGCTTGCGGGTTATGATGATGACGACGATGATGATGATGATGTGTAG
- a CDS encoding M14 family zinc carboxypeptidase yields the protein MWNYDRFLKELDRTRPNVHENEIGRSEQGKPIFGFVFGEGDLKVSLMAGAHADEPVGPNTLYKMTLGMLQHPGKYHSLFRSFRFIIIPHINPDGDQANSAWMHRWPDFPAYFQHAKREKPGRDIEFGYPEMRPENCAATDFWNSTGGADIHFSLHGMAYSEGYLLLINDQWEQDTRPWRQKYDRQMALHGLLPHDYNRNGEKGFNYFGPGFSSTPKGSAMRDFFLQKGDEETSSLFHDSSMEFHLKMNPDALCMVTELPLFLVNHSGNSEKPLNYLALKEELEELRGAGKWEGIENVAARYGLRPFPLSLAMMLQRYTIGSALELIR from the coding sequence ATGTGGAACTATGACAGGTTTCTGAAAGAGCTTGACCGGACCCGGCCCAACGTTCATGAAAACGAAATTGGTAGAAGCGAACAGGGGAAACCGATTTTCGGATTTGTTTTCGGCGAGGGTGACCTGAAGGTGAGTCTTATGGCCGGTGCCCATGCCGATGAGCCGGTTGGTCCGAACACGCTGTACAAAATGACCCTGGGCATGCTTCAGCATCCCGGAAAGTATCACAGCCTGTTCCGTTCTTTCCGTTTTATCATCATTCCGCATATCAACCCTGATGGCGATCAGGCCAACAGCGCCTGGATGCACAGATGGCCGGATTTCCCGGCGTACTTTCAGCATGCAAAACGCGAGAAGCCCGGCAGGGACATCGAGTTCGGTTATCCTGAAATGCGGCCGGAAAACTGTGCAGCGACTGATTTCTGGAACAGTACCGGCGGAGCGGATATCCATTTCAGCCTTCACGGTATGGCATACTCCGAGGGATATTTGCTGCTGATTAATGATCAATGGGAGCAGGACACTCGGCCATGGAGGCAAAAGTACGATCGTCAAATGGCCCTGCACGGTTTGCTTCCGCATGATTATAACCGCAACGGTGAGAAAGGGTTTAATTATTTCGGCCCGGGATTTTCTTCTACTCCCAAAGGTTCGGCCATGCGGGATTTTTTTCTTCAGAAAGGCGATGAAGAAACCTCATCCCTGTTCCACGACAGTTCCATGGAGTTCCATCTGAAAATGAATCCGGATGCGCTGTGCATGGTTACGGAGCTGCCGCTTTTCCTTGTCAACCATTCCGGCAATTCCGAAAAGCCGCTGAACTATCTTGCGCTTAAGGAAGAGCTGGAGGAACTCAGGGGCGCCGGAAAATGGGAGGGTATTGAAAATGTGGCAGCCCGGTATGGACTGCGCCCCTTTCCGTTGTCACTTGCCATGATGCTCCAGCGCTATACCATCGGCTCGGCACTGGAGTTGATTCGCTGA
- the argG gene encoding argininosuccinate synthase, whose protein sequence is MKNQPKDPIVLAYSGGLDTSFCIPYLKEKFKTDIHAVIVDCVGLSRPEKEKIQKRALYLGAAEFACVDGFPPLYDRILSYLIKGNVLRDRTYPLCVGSERYIQAEMILEYAREQGTRRIAHGSTGAGNDQVRFDVALQTGLENVEIITPIRDEGLTREDTTAYLAKRGFDIPSKTTSYSINEGIWGTSIGGAETLTSDQALPFEAFPSLKPPHELDDEPEELTIDFANGLPVAVNGHHMDASALLEALREFGRYHGIGMGMHLGDTILGIKGRIGFEAPVAAILYMAHRELEKLVLSQDQRQLKDNLADQYGAMLHEAKFYDPVMRDIENFFNSTQARVTGEVTLYACRGNLFPLKAASSHSVMDNKVASYGEEAGGWDGNEARAYSKLYSIRTQIYNKTR, encoded by the coding sequence ATGAAAAATCAACCCAAAGATCCTATCGTACTGGCTTACAGCGGAGGTTTGGATACCAGTTTCTGCATTCCCTATCTCAAAGAGAAATTCAAAACGGATATTCATGCCGTGATTGTGGACTGCGTCGGTTTGTCCAGACCGGAAAAAGAAAAGATCCAGAAACGTGCACTCTATCTTGGTGCGGCCGAATTCGCGTGTGTTGATGGCTTTCCTCCGCTATATGACCGCATTCTCTCTTATCTGATCAAAGGGAATGTGCTGCGTGACCGCACCTATCCGCTTTGTGTCGGATCCGAACGGTACATTCAGGCGGAAATGATTCTGGAATACGCCAGAGAGCAGGGAACCAGGCGTATTGCCCACGGATCAACCGGAGCGGGGAACGACCAGGTCCGGTTTGATGTGGCCCTTCAGACGGGCCTTGAAAATGTGGAGATCATCACACCAATACGGGATGAGGGACTCACAAGGGAAGACACCACAGCTTATCTGGCAAAGCGCGGATTTGACATTCCGTCAAAAACGACCTCATACTCCATAAATGAAGGGATCTGGGGAACAAGCATCGGCGGAGCCGAGACGCTGACCAGCGATCAGGCACTCCCCTTTGAAGCATTTCCCTCACTCAAACCACCGCACGAGCTTGATGATGAACCCGAGGAGTTAACCATTGATTTTGCCAATGGACTGCCGGTCGCAGTAAACGGTCATCATATGGATGCGTCCGCGCTGCTGGAAGCCTTGCGCGAATTCGGAAGGTATCACGGCATCGGAATGGGAATGCACCTTGGCGATACCATCCTCGGAATCAAGGGCAGGATAGGATTTGAAGCGCCGGTAGCAGCTATCCTCTATATGGCTCACCGGGAGCTTGAAAAACTGGTGCTCAGTCAGGACCAGCGCCAGCTCAAGGATAATCTGGCAGACCAGTACGGCGCCATGCTGCACGAAGCAAAGTTTTATGACCCGGTCATGCGCGATATCGAGAATTTTTTCAACTCAACACAGGCGCGGGTTACCGGTGAGGTAACCCTGTATGCATGCCGAGGCAATCTGTTTCCGCTAAAGGCGGCATCGTCGCACAGTGTGATGGACAATAAAGTAGCAAGCTATGGAGAAGAAGCCGGCGGTTGGGATGGCAATGAAGCCAGGGCATACTCCAAGCTCTACAGCATTCGAACACAAATCTATAACAAAACCCGGTAA
- the argC gene encoding N-acetyl-gamma-glutamyl-phosphate reductase — protein MSQEKAQVSVVGASGYAGMEAVRILHGHPNATITRLYGASSAGSSLPDHYKGMDSLVDLPISGFDELQTDSSDAIFLGLPHGKSAEVVQILLKAGYKGRILDMSSDFRLKSAEAYEKWYGWTHPCPENIPSFVYGLTEWFRSEIRLAGHITNPGCFATAMQLGLLPFVKEGLITSCDATGITGSSGSGASPSAGTHFSSRFGNVKAYKVYRHQHIAEVMQSVAAVVSGDGKAGGSADSSGLPDVRFVPVSGPFVRGIWMTLAMTLNEEAHAGNLLEEEYYNAPLVRLQEGLPELKQVAGSAFADIGWVQDGRNIVIGVAIDNLMKGAASQAVQNFNLMMDWPEETGLMFPPTIL, from the coding sequence ATGAGTCAGGAAAAAGCACAAGTATCCGTCGTAGGTGCCAGCGGCTATGCCGGCATGGAGGCTGTACGAATCCTTCACGGTCATCCAAACGCAACCATCACCAGACTCTACGGAGCCAGTTCGGCCGGGTCATCCCTGCCCGATCACTATAAAGGAATGGACTCGCTTGTCGATCTGCCCATTTCCGGGTTTGATGAACTGCAAACGGACAGTTCTGACGCCATCTTCCTGGGACTCCCCCACGGAAAGTCGGCAGAAGTGGTACAGATTCTGCTCAAAGCCGGATACAAAGGCCGGATCCTTGACATGAGTTCCGACTTCAGACTGAAATCGGCAGAAGCGTATGAGAAATGGTACGGGTGGACCCATCCCTGTCCGGAAAACATCCCCTCTTTCGTTTATGGTCTGACCGAGTGGTTTCGAAGTGAGATCCGGCTTGCCGGTCACATCACAAATCCGGGTTGCTTTGCCACAGCCATGCAGCTGGGACTGTTGCCGTTCGTCAAAGAGGGGCTGATTACATCCTGCGATGCCACAGGCATTACTGGATCGTCCGGATCGGGCGCCTCCCCGTCAGCCGGGACCCATTTTTCAAGCCGTTTCGGAAACGTAAAAGCCTACAAGGTCTACCGTCATCAGCACATCGCAGAAGTGATGCAAAGTGTGGCTGCAGTCGTTTCCGGTGACGGAAAAGCAGGAGGATCTGCGGATTCCTCCGGGCTGCCGGATGTCCGCTTTGTGCCGGTGTCCGGGCCCTTCGTGCGTGGAATCTGGATGACGCTTGCCATGACTCTCAATGAGGAAGCCCATGCCGGAAATCTGCTTGAGGAAGAATATTACAATGCCCCGCTTGTCCGCCTTCAGGAAGGACTTCCGGAGCTGAAGCAGGTTGCCGGCAGTGCATTCGCGGATATCGGATGGGTTCAGGACGGACGAAATATCGTAATCGGCGTTGCCATCGACAATCTGATGAAGGGCGCCGCCTCGCAGGCTGTGCAAAACTTCAACCTGATGATGGACTGGCCGGAAGAAACGGGCCTGATGTTTCCCCCGACAATATTGTAA
- a CDS encoding N-acetylornithine carbamoyltransferase, which yields MTSDNNRNFIHLSDWDDDSISAILKKAGALKEQDFRDPVASGKVLGMIFFNPSLRTRISFETAAYHLGAGASIIQPGQGTWTFETRRGVIMDGSRTEHLKEAVQVISRYVDVIGVRAFAGMKNLDEDLEDRLMQEIVQYASVPVINMESAREHPCQALADGLTMMEHFQDNPAGRKFVLSWAPHPKPLPMAVPNSALEIAARLGMQVTLACPPEMKLDDRVLDPVGKHAEKHGNELRIEHDQQTAFKDADVVYGKSWAGPMVYTDPEKEQKLRTETYAGWTIDEALMSSTRAAAFMHCLPVRRNVVVTDGVLDGAGAVHIDQAENRMHAQKALLMKLWNLF from the coding sequence ATGACCTCAGACAACAACAGAAACTTTATTCATTTATCGGACTGGGATGATGACAGCATTTCCGCCATCCTGAAAAAAGCCGGAGCATTGAAAGAGCAGGACTTCCGCGATCCGGTGGCCTCGGGAAAGGTGCTGGGGATGATTTTTTTCAATCCGTCCCTGCGGACACGCATCTCTTTTGAAACGGCGGCATATCATCTTGGCGCCGGTGCGTCCATCATACAACCCGGACAAGGTACGTGGACATTTGAAACACGCCGCGGCGTAATCATGGACGGCAGTCGTACCGAGCATCTCAAGGAGGCCGTTCAGGTCATATCCCGCTATGTGGATGTTATTGGCGTGCGGGCATTTGCCGGTATGAAAAACCTTGACGAGGATCTGGAAGATCGTTTGATGCAGGAAATCGTCCAGTACGCTTCCGTGCCGGTCATCAACATGGAAAGCGCAAGGGAGCATCCCTGCCAGGCGCTTGCTGACGGCCTCACCATGATGGAGCACTTTCAGGACAATCCGGCAGGGCGGAAATTTGTGCTGAGCTGGGCTCCGCACCCCAAACCCCTGCCCATGGCTGTTCCCAACAGCGCTCTCGAAATAGCTGCCCGGCTGGGAATGCAGGTCACCCTTGCCTGTCCGCCCGAAATGAAACTCGATGACCGGGTGCTCGATCCGGTCGGAAAGCATGCTGAAAAACACGGCAACGAGCTGCGGATAGAACATGATCAGCAAACGGCATTCAAGGACGCCGATGTGGTTTACGGGAAATCCTGGGCCGGGCCGATGGTTTATACCGATCCGGAAAAAGAACAGAAGCTGCGAACGGAAACGTACGCCGGATGGACTATTGATGAGGCGCTCATGTCATCCACCCGTGCCGCTGCCTTTATGCATTGTCTGCCGGTCAGACGAAATGTCGTGGTTACAGATGGCGTTCTGGACGGAGCCGGCGCGGTGCACATCGATCAGGCCGAAAACCGGATGCATGCCCAGAAGGCGCTTCTGATGAAACTATGGAACCTGTTTTGA
- the argB gene encoding acetylglutamate kinase, translated as MDAIVIKISGNVVADFNALGNLCEYVKKRKGEGLRIVMIHGGGRQISELSQRTDVPVRQVAGRRITDEATREILLYTVGGRANREIVAFLRRNDIPSVGISGIDGGLTTAHRRPPMDIDGNPVDFGLVGEIDSVDTKLLEHLTDGGFLPVVGCLTYSEDDGILNINADTFAIRISLALQVRELVMLMDPPAVLDARKKPIDTMNRRDWQRGLEEGWITDGMKPKLLTAFEALDNGVQSVLLTNAGTLAAGGGTRLVADDKETQS; from the coding sequence ATGGATGCAATTGTAATCAAGATCAGCGGCAACGTGGTTGCCGATTTCAATGCGCTTGGAAATCTGTGCGAATATGTGAAAAAACGGAAGGGAGAAGGCCTCCGTATTGTGATGATACACGGTGGTGGCCGGCAGATTTCCGAGCTCAGCCAGAGGACGGACGTCCCTGTCCGGCAGGTGGCCGGCCGGCGGATTACCGACGAGGCCACGCGGGAAATCCTGCTTTATACCGTAGGCGGCAGGGCAAACCGGGAAATTGTCGCATTTTTACGCCGCAACGATATTCCGTCAGTGGGGATATCGGGTATAGACGGCGGACTCACCACGGCGCACCGGCGTCCGCCGATGGATATCGATGGCAATCCGGTGGATTTCGGGCTGGTAGGCGAGATCGACAGCGTTGACACAAAACTGCTTGAGCATCTGACGGACGGGGGATTTCTGCCGGTCGTAGGGTGCCTGACCTACTCAGAAGATGACGGTATTTTGAACATAAACGCTGATACCTTTGCCATCCGGATATCACTGGCATTGCAGGTCCGCGAGCTGGTTATGCTGATGGATCCGCCGGCCGTCCTGGATGCCCGGAAAAAACCCATCGACACCATGAACCGCCGGGACTGGCAGCGCGGGCTGGAAGAGGGATGGATTACCGACGGAATGAAGCCGAAACTGCTCACCGCATTTGAGGCACTTGACAACGGAGTGCAATCGGTGCTTCTGACAAATGCCGGCACGCTGGCCGCCGGCGGCGGAACGCGGCTGGTGGCCGATGACAAAGAAACCCAATCCTGA
- a CDS encoding M20/M25/M40 family metallo-hydrolase, whose amino-acid sequence MQKITDIPVTELLFELIRFPSLSTQEADLADWLEEKVSETGLFQTERHGDNLIFHLGSGRPWLLLNSHSDVVPPSARHAGAPFEPVLKNGRIYGRGSTDAKGSVSCMLMALMNLARSGYEPPGRVSFALTVCEESAGHNNGMAFLRSKINKPDAALVGEPTLLHPCAAQKGLLILKLDAEGEAGHAARVSGPNAIYEMSSALEKLKTIRFQEENPFIGSTRITPTTIEGGTAKNAHPDSCSVFLDIRTIPEVPNDLIIDRLRADLEVSVSVYSDRFVSTSTDPGHPVARAAKDVTGFDFFGSPTTSDWVFLADVPTIKIGPGDSRDSHTANESIDVHQLEAGVPAYENIIRGYFELIESQQERTNADMK is encoded by the coding sequence ATGCAAAAAATCACGGACATACCGGTAACAGAATTGCTCTTTGAGCTGATACGTTTTCCCAGCCTGAGTACTCAGGAGGCGGACCTTGCCGACTGGCTGGAAGAAAAAGTGTCGGAAACCGGGCTGTTTCAGACAGAGCGCCATGGTGATAACCTGATTTTCCACCTCGGCTCGGGAAGACCCTGGCTGCTGCTCAATTCCCACTCGGATGTCGTACCGCCGTCGGCCCGGCATGCCGGTGCACCGTTTGAACCGGTTCTGAAAAACGGCCGCATTTACGGCAGAGGCAGCACGGATGCTAAAGGTTCGGTCAGCTGTATGCTTATGGCCCTGATGAACCTGGCACGATCAGGCTATGAGCCGCCCGGACGGGTAAGTTTTGCCCTGACGGTGTGCGAAGAAAGTGCCGGACATAATAACGGGATGGCATTTCTCAGAAGCAAAATCAACAAGCCCGATGCAGCACTCGTAGGGGAGCCCACTCTGCTCCACCCGTGCGCAGCACAAAAAGGATTGCTGATTCTGAAGCTGGATGCCGAAGGAGAGGCGGGGCACGCCGCGCGGGTGAGCGGTCCCAATGCGATTTACGAAATGTCATCGGCCCTCGAAAAGCTCAAAACCATCCGTTTTCAGGAAGAAAATCCGTTCATCGGAAGCACCCGGATCACTCCGACGACGATCGAAGGTGGTACGGCAAAAAATGCCCATCCGGATTCGTGCTCTGTTTTTCTGGACATCCGCACCATCCCGGAAGTCCCCAACGATCTGATTATCGATCGCCTCCGTGCTGATCTGGAAGTATCGGTTTCGGTATACAGCGACCGTTTTGTTTCCACGAGTACCGATCCCGGACACCCCGTTGCCCGGGCAGCGAAAGATGTGACCGGATTTGACTTTTTCGGATCACCGACGACATCCGACTGGGTGTTTCTGGCAGATGTGCCAACGATAAAAATCGGGCCGGGTGACAGCCGCGACTCGCATACGGCCAATGAGTCAATTGATGTGCATCAGCTCGAAGCCGGTGTGCCGGCATACGAAAACATCATCCGCGGGTATTTTGAATTGATCGAATCACAACAGGAACGTACCAACGCTGATATGAAATGA
- a CDS encoding lyase family protein, producing the protein MQTLWQKKHPESGPGSQSAADRTWFYRFTAEEDRELDRQLIPYDILVNLAQARMLRKIDVYSEDGYRKVFEALQEAWNLWADGQLDLGQDDEDVHSATEKFVTQKAGQDGARIHTGRSRNDQVLADMRMYMKDAICDITGEWIAITERLKSLAGTYQALFFAGLTHTQPAMPHSADAWATGYMDLFLSDIAALQEAYRLADQSPLGSAAGYGVPYIPVDRQLLADELGFERVQQPVAASQLSRGRIEMQLVDALAYGALTCNRMASDVVLFMHPSWALVTLSEDQVSGSSIMPQKRNPDAWELIRGAYHDFQAARAHLAAVPANLSSGYHRDLQVVKKTVMAAVENSRLLAEAVRKALDGLEFNREAASRTLTAEIYATHHANKQVSEGVPFREAYRNVAEMIGEGESGMDSGQLAESYRHSGAPGSGVSGHAVKQMEQAAAWAGQKRRHSEEVKKRLLGGSSA; encoded by the coding sequence ATGCAAACGCTGTGGCAGAAAAAACACCCGGAATCGGGCCCCGGATCGCAGTCAGCTGCAGACCGCACCTGGTTCTATCGCTTCACGGCTGAAGAAGACCGCGAACTGGACCGGCAGCTCATACCGTATGACATACTGGTGAATCTGGCGCAGGCCCGGATGCTCAGGAAAATCGATGTGTACAGTGAGGATGGCTACAGGAAAGTTTTTGAGGCACTTCAGGAGGCATGGAATCTGTGGGCGGACGGACAGCTGGATCTGGGTCAGGATGATGAGGATGTGCACTCGGCTACGGAGAAATTTGTGACGCAAAAAGCCGGACAGGACGGCGCGCGCATCCACACAGGCCGCTCGCGCAACGACCAGGTGCTTGCCGATATGCGGATGTACATGAAAGATGCCATTTGTGATATCACCGGTGAGTGGATAGCCATCACAGAAAGACTGAAATCTCTTGCCGGGACCTATCAGGCGTTGTTTTTTGCCGGGCTGACGCACACCCAGCCGGCCATGCCCCACTCGGCTGATGCCTGGGCGACCGGGTATATGGATCTTTTCCTGTCAGACATTGCCGCGTTGCAGGAAGCTTACCGGCTTGCAGATCAGTCCCCGCTGGGCAGCGCGGCAGGATATGGCGTGCCGTATATTCCCGTCGACCGGCAGCTGCTGGCCGATGAGCTTGGCTTTGAGAGAGTTCAGCAGCCGGTTGCGGCGTCGCAGCTCTCGAGAGGGCGCATCGAGATGCAGCTTGTCGATGCACTGGCCTACGGCGCCCTGACATGCAACCGCATGGCATCGGATGTTGTTCTGTTTATGCATCCCTCCTGGGCGCTTGTCACACTCAGCGAGGATCAGGTTTCGGGCAGCAGCATCATGCCCCAGAAGCGGAATCCGGATGCATGGGAGCTGATCCGGGGCGCATATCACGACTTCCAGGCTGCAAGAGCCCATCTTGCTGCGGTTCCGGCCAACCTGTCATCCGGATATCATCGTGATCTGCAGGTTGTGAAAAAAACGGTTATGGCGGCTGTGGAGAATTCGCGGCTGCTTGCGGAGGCGGTCAGAAAGGCGCTTGACGGACTGGAATTCAACCGTGAGGCGGCCTCCCGTACTCTCACTGCGGAAATATATGCCACGCACCATGCCAACAAGCAGGTATCTGAAGGTGTGCCTTTCCGCGAAGCGTACCGGAATGTCGCCGAAATGATCGGTGAAGGTGAAAGCGGGATGGATTCCGGGCAGCTGGCCGAAAGTTACCGGCACAGTGGCGCTCCGGGTTCCGGGGTTTCGGGTCACGCTGTGAAACAGATGGAGCAGGCTGCAGCGTGGGCCGGTCAGAAGCGCAGACATTCGGAAGAGGTGAAAAAGCGCCTTCTTGGCGGCAGCTCTGCATAA